The nucleotide sequence TGAGGGAGGACGGAATTCCATGGCGGGCATTCACGCGCTCGATCGGCTTATCGGCAACGACTATCCGGATCTTTTGACGGACGAGGAGGTCCGGGCCTTCGAGCAGGTCCCGTATGCCGATCGCGTTGCGGCCGAGAGCACCTATGACGCGATCCAGCTTGGAGCTGCGCGCAACCCCGATGGGGCAGCGATCCAGTTCCTGCAAAATGCCGATCCGGCCGACACGCCGCTCGTCGTCAGCTACCGCGACTTCATCGCCCGCGTGACGCAGGCCGCCAACATGTTTCACGCGCTCGGCGCGGGCAAGGACGACGTCATCAGCTTCATGCTGCCGCTGGTGCCCGACGCCTTCGTGACGTTGTTCGGCGCGGAGGCCGCGGGCATCGCCAACCCCGTCAATCCGCTGCTGGAGCCGTACCAGATCGCCGAGATTCTCGAGGCTGCGAACACCAGGATCCTGGTGGTGCTGGGGCCGATGCCGGGCACCGACGTCTGGCAGAAGGTCGAGCAGATCCGCCCGCAGCTCAAACATCTCAAGGCGATCGTGCAGGTGGCCGGCGGCGGCGATCCCGACAAGGGAATCTACGCATTCAGCGACCTGATCAAGCAGCAGCCGTCCGACCGGCTCGTCAGCGGTCGCAAGATTCATCGCGACGACATCGCCGCTTATTTCCACACCGGCGGCACCACCGGCACGCCGAAGCTGGTCCGCCACACCCATGCCAACCAGGTCTATCAGGCGTGGGCGCTCGGTCTGATGCTGAAGTCGAAGCCCGGCGGCAACATGCTGTTCGGCATGCCGCTATTTCATGTCGGTGGCTCGTTGACGCAGGTGCTGCTGACGCTGTCGAGCGGCGGATCGCTCGTCGTGCTGTCGCCGAGCGGATGGCGCAATCCGAATTCGGTGAAGAACATCTGGGGACTGGTCGAGCGCTTCAGGGTGGAGGCGCTGTCGAGCGTGCCGACGGTGCTCGCCGCCGCGCTCGCTGTGCCGCCGGGCAACGCCGACATCTCCAGCCTGAAATACGCCGCCGGCGGCGGCTCGGCGATACCCGTCGCCGTCGGCTCGGCGATCCAGGACAAGCTCAAGCTGCCGGTGGTCGAGGTCTACGGGATGACGGAGACGTCGAGCGTGCACACCCTGGCCTATCCGTCGCGGCCGATCCGGCTCGGCTCGGTCGGACTGCCGATGCCTTACGCACGCGTGCGCATCGTGCAGCTCGATGCCGACGGCCGCCTGATCCGCGACTGCGCGTCCGACGAGATCGGCGTCGTGATCATGGCCGGGCCCGGTGTGTTCGGCGGTTATCTCAACGACGAACACAACAAGGGCGCCTTCGTCGACGAGGTCTGGGTCAATTCCGGCGATCTCGGCCGGCTGGATCCCGACGGCTATCTCTGGATCACCGGCCGCGCCAAGGATCTCGTGATCCGCGGCGGCCACAACATCGATCCGGCACCGATCGAGGAGATCATGTTCCGCCATCCCGCCGTCGGCTTCGCCGCGGTGGTCGGGCAGCCCGACGCCTATGCCGGCGAGCTGCCCGTCGGCTACGTGCAGCTCAAGCCGGGCGCCAAGGTCGAGCCGGGCGAGCTGGAGGCGTGGGTGCGCGAGCGTACGCCGGAGCGAGCCGCCGTGCCCGTGCAGGTCATCCCGATCGATCCGATGCCGGTGACCGGTGTCGGCAAGGTGTTCAAGCCGCAGCTTCGCTGGGACGCTGCGCAGCGCGTGTTCACCAAGGTGCTGGCGCCGATCGCCGAGCGCGGCATCGACTGCAAGGTGCAGGTCGGCGCCCATGGCAGCCACGGCTCGATCGCCACGGTGACGCTCGCCGGGCTCCCGGAGGAAGAGCGCGAGCTGGTCGTCGGCGAGGTACACGCGCTGCTTGCACCGTTCGTGATGCGGCACGAGGTAGTGCACGCTTAGTGCAGGCGCCTCGGATCAGGCCTGGCCCCAGCTCTCGCCAAATTCAGGCGAGGGCGCTTGGGCGCATTATCCATCGGCCCGCTTGGATGACCTTGTGTGACGGATATCACATAGGACGATTTGGCATTCGGCCATGCTGCCACTAGTGTTGTGGAATTGCATCCGGGGGGACTGCAGTGATTCCGTTTCGGCTTTTTGGATTATTGATTTTTGCGACCTGGCTGATTAGCGGACCGGCTCACGCCGAGAAGCGGGTCGCGCTCGTCATTGGCAATTCGGCCTATAGAAGCGTGCCGCAGCTCGCCAATCCGGTGAGCGATGCCGGCCTGATCGGCGGCATGTTCAAGAGGGCCGGCTTCGACTCCGTCGAGGTCAAGCAGGACTTGAGCGGGTCCGAGATGCGCAAGGCGCTGCGCGAGTTCGGCACCCGCACGCGAGATGCCGACGTTGCGGTCGTCTACTACGCCGGTCACGGCATGGAGGTCGATGGCAACAACTACCTCATCCCGACCGACGCCGCCCTCGAAACCGATACCGATGTTTACGACGAAGCGTTCCCGCTTGATCGCGTGCTGGTCGCCATCGAGCCGGCGAAACAGCTTCGCCTGGTGATCCTTGATGCCTGCCGCGACAACCCCTTCGCCAAGACCATGAAGCGGACGGTGGCCTCGCGGGCGATCGGCCGCGGTCTCGCCAAGATCGAACCGACCAGCCCGAACACGATGATCGCCTTTGCGGCGAAGGCCGGCTCGACCGCCTCCGACGGCGATTCCAAAAACAGTCCCTTTGCAACGGCGCTTGGCGATCATCTGCTGAAGCCCGGCCTCGATCTGCGCAAGGCGTTCGGCTTCGTGCGCGATGACGTCCTGAAGGCGACCGGCTACAAGCAGGAGCCGTTCGTCTATGGCTCGCTGGGCGGCGATGACGTGGCGCTGGTCCCGGCAAAGCCGGTCGCCGCCGGCCCGCAGGCCAATCCGCAGGACAGCGTCCGCCGCGACTACGAGCTGGCGCTGCAGGCCGGCCTCCGCGAGGCCTGGGAAGCATTTCTGCAAGCCTATCCCGACGGATTCTACGCCAATCTGGCGCGTGTTCAGTTGAAGAAGATTGCGGCCGAAGAGGAGCGGGCTGCGGCGACCGAGAAGGCGCGCCTCGCCGAACAGGAGAAGACGAGGCTCGCCAGCGAGCGGGCCCAGAAGGCGGAGCTGGAAAAGGCCACTGCTGCGGCGAAGGCTGCAGAGGAGGCGCGCATCGCCGCCGAGAAGGCCAAGCAGGTCGAGCAGGCCAGAGCCGAAGCGGCCGAGCGGCAACGCAAGGCGGCCGAGGCTACCGCCGCGAAAGCGCTCGCGGAGAAGCAGGCGGCGGAGAAGGCCAAAGCCGAGCTCGCCGCCAAGCAGGCCGCCGAGAAGGCGTCAGCAGAGCAGAGCGCAAAGCAGTCGACGGATCGGCAGATGCCTGAGGGCGAGAACCAGAAAGTGGCCGCTCTCTCGCCTGCGCCGGCGTCGACGTTGTCGGCGGCTGATCTGACAAAATCCGTGCAGAGCGAACTGCGCCGCGTGGGCTGCCTGTCCGCTGCCGCCGACGGCGACTGGAGCGCCGCATCGCAGCGCTCGCTGACGATGTTCAACAAATACGCCGGCACCCAGTTCGACGTGAAGCTCGCCAGCGTCGACGCGCTCGATGCTCTGAAAGCGAAGCCGGGCCGGGTCTGCCCGCTCGTGTGCAATTTCGGTTTCAGGGCCGACGGCGATCAATGCGTCAAGATCACTTGCCGCGCCGGCTATCGCGTCAGCGACGACAACGAATGCGAGAAGGTGCAGGACAAGAAGCCGGTCGCAACGCGCGAGAATCCTTCGAGACGCGACGCGGAACGGAAGGCAACCGAATCCTCGCCGTCCAAACCTGAGGCGAGCGGGCAGATTATCTGCAGTTCGACCGGCTGTCGCCCGGTGCAAAAAGGGTGCCGGCTCGTGAGCGGGGTGATCCCCGGAAGGGTCAGTTCGAATGTCACGACTGGCGGGAATTACGAGGTGTGCAATTAGCCGACGGCGAACTAAGCAGTGGACCGGCATCCGCGGGTGATTTACGTGAATATCATTCGTTTTTTCTGTGCATTGATTTTCGCAGCTTTCTTCGCCTGCGCCCCCGCGCAAGCCGAAAAGCGCGTCGCGCCCGTCATCGGTAATTCCGCCTACAAGAGCGCGCCCAAGCTCGGCAATCCCGTGAACGATGCCACCCTGGTCGGCGGCATGTTCAGGAGGGCGGGCTTCGATTCCGTGGACATCAAGCTGGATCTCAACGCCAGCGAGATGCGGCGCATGTTGCGCGAGTTCGCCGGCAGGACCCGCGATGCCGATATGGCGGTGATCTATTACGCCGGCCACGGCATCGAGCTCGACGGCAACAACTATCTCATTCCGACCGATGCCGCGCTGGAGACGGATGGCGACGTTCTCGACGAGACCGTCCCGGTCGAGCGTGCGCTATTCGCGGTCGAGCCTGCCAAGCAGCTCCGCCTGATTATCCTGGACGCCTGCCGCGATAACCCATTCGCGAAGACGATGAAGCGTACGCTGGCTTCGCGCGCGATCGGGCGCGGGCTGGCGAAGGTTGAGCCAACCAGCCCCAATACCATGATTGCCTTCGCGGCAAAGGCGGGATCGACGGCATCGGACGGCGATTCCAAGAACAGCCCGTTCGCCACGGCGCTCGTCGAGCATCTGCCGAAGCCGGGCCTGGACCTGCGCAAGGCCTTCGGCTTCGTGCGCGACGATGTGCTCAAGAGTACGGGCTACAAGCAGGAGCCCTATGTCTACGGCTCGCTCGGCGGCGACGACGTGCCCCTGGTAGCGGCGAGGCCGGCACCGACCGGTCCGCAGGCCAATCCGCAGGAGGCCATTCGCAAGGATTATGAGCTCGCGCTCCAGCTCGCCACGCGCGACGCCTGGGAAGCGTTTTTGGGGCAATATCCGGAGGGTTTCTACGCCAATCTGGCCAAGGGCCAGTTGAACAAGATCGCCGCCGAAGAGGTGCGCGCGGCGGCCGAACAAAAGGCGAGGGCGGCCGAGCAGGAAAAGACAAGACTCGCCAACGAACGCGCCCAGAAGGCCGAGCAGGAGAAGGCGGCTACGGCTGCCAAGGCCGCCGAAGAGGCGCGGATCGCGGCGGAAAAGCAAAAGCAGATCGAACAGGCCAGAGCGGAAGCGGCCGAGCGGCAGCGCAAGGCGGCCGAAGCTGCTGCCGCAAAGGCGCTCGCGGAGAAGCAGGCGGCGGAGAAGGCCAAAGCCGAGCTCGCCGCCAAGCAGGCCGCCGAGAAGGCGTCAGCCGAGCAGACCGCAAAGCCGGTAGCCGATCGACACGTGCCTGAGGGCGAGCAGAAAGTCGCAGCCCTTTCGCCCGCGCCGACGTCCACATTGTCGGCGGCCGATCTCGCAAAGTCCGTGCAGAGTGAATTGCGCCGCGTCGGCTGCATGAAGGCCGAGCCCAACGGCGAGTGGAGCGAGCCAGCGCAACGCTCGCTGATGCTGTTCAACAAATACGCCGGCACCAAATTCGACGTTAAGCTGGTGAACGTGGATGCGCTCGATGCACTGAGAGGCAAGCCGGGACGCGTCTGCCCGCTGGTCTGCGATCATGGCTTCAGGGCCGACGGCGATCAATGCACCAAGATCACCTGCCGGGCCGGCTACCGTGTCAGCGACGATAACGAATGCGAGAAGATTCCGGAGAAGAAGCCGGTCGCGACGCGCGAGGAATCGAAGAAGCGGGATACGGACCGGAAGCAGGTTGAGGCGACGCCATCCAAGCCGCAAGCATCTGGCCAGATATTTTGCAATGCTGCTGGCTGCCGCCCTGTCGGCAGGGGATGCAGAATAGAGCGCGCCGGCACGTCTGATGCGAGCTCAGTGATGTCCGGCCGGACGAAAGAAGTCTGCGATTGAATAGGGTGGGTTAGGCCGTAGGGTGGGTTAGCGCAGCGTAACTCACCACTTCTGCAACCGCGGAAAAGGAAGAGGTGGGTTACGCCTTCGGCTAACCCACCCTACAAGACCGTGCTCTAGCCCGCCGGCATCCTCGTCTCGATCAAACGCACCCAATAGGAGGCGCCGTGGCCGAGGATGTTGTCGTTGAAGACGTAGGCCGGGTGGTGGCACTCGTTGCCGTCGCCCATGCCGACCAGGATCATCGCGCCGGGGCGCGCCTCCAGCATGAAGGAGAAGTCTTCCGCGCCCATCATCGGGATGAACTTGTCGTTGACGCGCTCGGCGCCGACGATGTCGCGGGCGACCTCCGCCGCGATGCCGGCCTCGCGCGGATGGTTCATCGTCACCGGATACATGCGCGTATATTTCGTCTCGGCCGAGCCGCCATAGGCGCGGGCGACGCTGTCGGCGACCTCGCCGATGCGGCGTTCGACGAGATCGCGCACTTCAGGATCGAGCGTGCGCACGGTGCCGCTGAGCTCGGCGACTTCCGGGATGATGTTGAAGGCTGTGCCGGCGTGGAATTGCGTGATCGAGATGACCGCCGATTTCAAGGGGTCGACGTTGCGCGCGACGATCGACTGCAACGCGTTGACGATCTGCGAGCCGATCAGCACGCTGTCGATCGCCTTGTGGGGGCCCGCGCCGGCGTGGCCGCCCTTGCCGTTGACGGTGATCCGGATGTTGTCGGAGGAGGCGAGCATCGGCCCGGGCGTGGTCGCGAAATGGCCTTCGGCGAGGCCCGGCATGTTGTGCATGCCGTAGACCTCCTGGATGTTCCAGCGCGTCATCAGCCCGTCCTCGACCATGGCCTTGCCGCCGCCGCCGCCTTCCTCGGCGGGCTGGAAGATGACAACCGCGGTGCCGTCGAAATTGCGCGTCTCGGCGAGATATTTGGCAGCGCCCAAGAGCATCGCGGTGTGGCCGTCATGGCCGCAGGCGTGCATCTTGCCGGGGATCTTGGAGGCGTAGGGCACGCCCGAGGTCTCCATGATCGGCAGTGCATCCATGTCGGCGCGCAGGCCAATGGTCTTGCCGGAGGCGGACTTGCGGCCGCGGATCACGCCGACGACGCCGGTGCGGCCGATGCCCGTCACCACCTCGTCGCAGCCGAACTCGCGCAACTTGTCCGCGACGATACCGGCGGTGCGGTGGACTTCGTAGAGCAATTCAGGGTTCTCGTGGAAGTCATGGCGCCAGGCGGCCATTTCGTCGGAGAGGGCGGCGATGCGGTTCACGATGGGCATGAGGGCTCCGTCTCTGTTGTTGTAGCCCGGATGAGCGAAGCGACATCCGGGATCTTTGTGCGTGGCTCCCCGGGGTATCGCCGCGCTCACCCGGGCTACGGACGCGCGCTCAGCTCTCGCCGAACACGCGCTTGAAGATCGTGTCGACGTGCTTGAGGTGATAGCCGAGGTCGAACTGCTCTTCGATTTCGGCGTCGGTGAGATACTTCTTCACCTCGGCGTCCTTCTTCAGGAGCTGGAGGAAGTCGCCTTCGCCGCGCCACACCGGCATGGCGTTGCGCTGCACGAGCTTGTAGGCGTCCTCTCGGCTCGCGCCCTTTTGGGTCAAGGCCAAGAGCACGCGCTGCGAATGCACGAGGCCGCCGAGGCGGTCGAGGTTCTTCTGCATGTTGGCGGGGTAGACCAGGAGCTTGTCGATCAGGCCGGCAAGGCGCACCAGCGCGAAGTCGAGCGTGACGGTCGCATCGGGGCCGATCATGCGCTCGGCGGATGAGTGCGAGATGTCGCGCTCGTGCCAGAGCACGACGTTCTCCAAGGCCGGCGTCACATAGGCCCGCACCATGCGCGAGAGGCCGGTGAGATTCTCCGACAGCACCGGGTTGCGCTTGTGCGGCATCGCGGAGGAGCCCTTCTGTCCTTCGGAGAAGAACTCTTCGGCCTCCAGCACCTCGGTGCGCTGGAGATGGCGGATTTCCACCGCGAGGCGCTCGACGGAAGAGGCGATCACGCCGAGGGTTGAAAAATACATCGCATGGCGGTCGCGCGGGATCACCTGCGTCGAGATCGGCTCCGGCGTCAGGCCCATGGCCTTTGCGACATGCTCTTCGACGCGCGGATCGATCTGCGCGAAGGTGCCGACGGCGCCGGAGATGGCGCAGGTCGCGACCTCCTTCCGCGCCGCGATCAGGCGCTCCTTGGCGCGCGAGAATTCGGCATAGGCATAAGCGAGCTTGAGGCCGAAGGTGACCGGCTCGGCATGGATGCCGTGACTGCGGCCGATGGTCGGCGTCATCTTGTGCTCGAAGGCGCGCTTCTTCAGCGCCGCCAGCACCTTGTCAAGGTCGGCGAGCAAGAGGTCGGCAGCGCGGGTGAGCTGGACATTGAGGCAGGTGTCGAGCACGTCGGAGGAGGTCATGCCCTGATGCACGAAGCGTGCCTCGGGGCCGACGATCTCGGCGAGGTGGGTGAGGAAGGCGATGACGTCGTGCTTGGTCTCACGCTCGATCTCGTCGATGCGGGCGACGTCGAAGGTGGCGTTCTTCGCCTTGTCCCAGACCGTCTTGGCGGCCTCTTTGGGGATCGTCCCGAGTTCGGCCAGTGCGTCCGCCGCATGCGCCTCGATCTCGAACCAGATCTTGAACCGCGTCTGCGGCTCCCAGATCGAGGCCATTTCCGGGCGGGTATAACGGGGGATCATCTGACGGCTCCAGGAAGGTGGGGCGGGGCGTCCCAAGGAGAACAAGGGGCGCGGCTCCGGCCAAAATGCTTTTTACGCCGCGATTTAGCAGAGCGGGGAGGGCGAAACAAACGGCTGGGACGAGGTAGCAGGGGATGACCGGCGGCCATGTGCGAAAGCGGCCAGTCCGGACGTAACGAGCCGGGCCAGAAATTAACTGTCAATCACGGATCATTGACTGACAGATATTGAAATCTGTCAGCGAGACGTGTATATCCGTTTCCGGACGCTCCGATTGGGCGTCCCGTGGCTATCTCCCGGGGGCGCCCGACATCCGAAACATCTGCGGATCGAGGGACGTAATTGAAGGGGCAGGAGCCGCGGACGAGTGGAGAACAAGAAAATGACGACCGAAATCCTCAATTTCACCGGGACGATTGGGCATTGGCTCAATTTGCTGGTGGCGCGCCAGATCGCGGCGCAGGCTGCAAAACTGCCTCATTAAGGCGAGAGCTTTCCGAAACGACCGGCAGGGGCGCTTCGGAAGCAGCTCCATCGCCGGATGAGTGAGCCCTTATCGGGAACATGGTGCTGGCATGAATGAAGCCGTTGTCTTGACGCCGGAGCGGATCCTCGAAGTCACTGAGGATGTGCTCAGGCGCTACGGACTTGCCAAGGCCACGGTGGTTGACGTTGCCCGTGCTCTCGATGTGAGCCACGGCAGCGTCTACCGGCATTTCCCGAGCAAGGCCTCGCTGCGCGAAGCCGTTGCAAAACGCTGGCTCGAGCGCATCGACGGACCGCTGCGCCAGATTGCCGAGGACAGCACTGGTCCCGCGCCGGAGCGGCTCGACCGCTGGCTGCGCACGCTGTTCGCCGCCAAGCGCGAGCGCGTCTGCGACGATCCCGAGATGTTCCAGACCTATCTGACGCTGGCGCGCGAAGCCTGCGCCGCGGTGAAGTGCCACAAGGACGGGCTGATCGACCAGATGTCGGCGATCCTCGTTGACGGCGTGAAGCAAGGCGTCTTCCGTGTCACCGACACCAAGGCCACCGCACGCGCGATCTTCGATGCCACCAGCCGCTTCCACCATCCGGCGCATGCCGACGAGTGGAAGGATGCCGATCTGCCGGCACGCGTCGATGCGACGCTGGCGCTGCTTCTGCGCGGTTTGCAGACCGCTTAGACCGACGCTCCCATTCCAAAGTTCGTAACGCCTACTTCACCCTCTCTCCTTGTGAAGAAGGTTTCCATCGCCGTGCGACGGCGAGGGGGCCGCGTGCTTCCGTGCGTGAAGTGCGGCGCCGGTCGATGGCACAACCGACGGGCTTTCCGGGTATACATTGACTGCGATTTCGACTGTGTCCTTTGAACGCTTTCGAAGGCGCGAGAATGTTAGCTCCTGATCGAGCATGGGGCAGCGGAAGTGGACAATGGCCGTATCCGGCAAGCGGCAAAGTTCGTCGATGAGCTCACCTACTGTAATGATCGGGGGACGTGGGACGGCCTTGTGATTAGCCTTACTCATGACATTACTCCTTCGACTCCAGTGCTAACCGGAGCTGAACGGTCTCTGTTCCATTTCGTATAGCAATCGGATGGGGAAGACAGACTTGAAAAGTTATGATGTCACTCAGAGAATCCGGCAGCCTTGCTGCTAGATCTTCGTCAGCCCGCACGTCGCGGCCAGCCGCACGAGTTGCGCGTCCGTGCGCGCGCCGGTCTTGGCCTTGATCAGATAGTGATAGTTCTGGACCGTCTTCACACTGAGATTGAGCTGTGAGGCGATCTGCTCGGTCGTAGCGCCGCCGGCGAACTGACGCAAAATCTCGATTTCCCGTTCACCCAATTGATCCAGCACCGAGCCGGTCGGCGCGAGGCTGTCCTCAGCCAGCACATGCGCGATGTCGTCGCTCATGGCGCGCTCGCCGCGGGCAACGCCCCGGATCGCGCTGACCACTGCGGACGGCTCGCTGCTCTTGGTGACGAAGCCGCTGGCGCCGGCGCTGAAGGCAGCTTTCACCAGCACCGCCTCGTTGTGCATGGTGAAGACCAGAATGCGCGCACGCGGGCTGCGGGCGCGGATGTTGCGGATCGCCTCCAGCCCGCTCGCGCCGGGCATCGAGATGTCCATCACCACGACGTCGGGATCATGCGCCTTGAAGGCGGCATAAGCGTCCGCGGCGTTGTCGGCTTCCGCCACGACACGGAGATCGCCCTGGCTCTCCAGCACGCGCCGATAACCCTGTCGCACGATCGGATGGTCGTCGACCAGCAGCACGGAGATGCCTGTTGTCGCAACCTCGGTCATGCCGGCCTCACGCCGCGAGCGGGATCGTGGCGGCCACGCTGAGGCCGCGCGTTGCGGGGAGGATCGACAGCGAGCCGCCGGCCGCCGCAACGCGCTCGCGAATGCCGGTGAGGCCAAAGCCCGCGGAGCGCGCCACCTGCTCGGCATCGCCGCCGCCGTCATCTTCCACCCGGATCACGAGCGCATCGTCTGCTCCCGAACGGCGCTCGATCCGCAACGAGATCTCGCGCGCCGCGCTGTGGCGCAGCGCGTTGGTCAGGCATTCCTGGGCGACGCGATAGGCGGTGGTTGCGGCCGGGCCGCTGATGTCGGCGAGGTCGCCCTTGAGATCGAGCTGGATCGTCGGCTGCGTCGCGCTCTGCGAGCGCCAGCGATCGACGAGATTGACGAGGCTCGCCTCCAGCCCGAGCTCCTCGGGCAGGGGATTGCGCAGACGCTTCAGCGTATCGCGCAGCGAGGCCATGATGCGGTGGGTGGCCTGCGAGATCATGCGCGCATCCTGCGCAATGCCGTTGTCCTTGCTCTCCTTTGCGCTCGCCGTCTCGATCGTGTTGGCGAAGGCCAGGATGGCCGACAGGTTCTGCCCGAATTCGTCGTGCAGCTCGCGGGCCAGCGCGCGACGTTCGTCGTCGCGGATCTCGATCAGGCGCCTTGTCAGGGCTGCGCGCTGCTCGGT is from Bradyrhizobium sp. ISRA430 and encodes:
- a CDS encoding acyl-CoA synthetase; its protein translation is MAGIHALDRLIGNDYPDLLTDEEVRAFEQVPYADRVAAESTYDAIQLGAARNPDGAAIQFLQNADPADTPLVVSYRDFIARVTQAANMFHALGAGKDDVISFMLPLVPDAFVTLFGAEAAGIANPVNPLLEPYQIAEILEAANTRILVVLGPMPGTDVWQKVEQIRPQLKHLKAIVQVAGGGDPDKGIYAFSDLIKQQPSDRLVSGRKIHRDDIAAYFHTGGTTGTPKLVRHTHANQVYQAWALGLMLKSKPGGNMLFGMPLFHVGGSLTQVLLTLSSGGSLVVLSPSGWRNPNSVKNIWGLVERFRVEALSSVPTVLAAALAVPPGNADISSLKYAAGGGSAIPVAVGSAIQDKLKLPVVEVYGMTETSSVHTLAYPSRPIRLGSVGLPMPYARVRIVQLDADGRLIRDCASDEIGVVIMAGPGVFGGYLNDEHNKGAFVDEVWVNSGDLGRLDPDGYLWITGRAKDLVIRGGHNIDPAPIEEIMFRHPAVGFAAVVGQPDAYAGELPVGYVQLKPGAKVEPGELEAWVRERTPERAAVPVQVIPIDPMPVTGVGKVFKPQLRWDAAQRVFTKVLAPIAERGIDCKVQVGAHGSHGSIATVTLAGLPEEERELVVGEVHALLAPFVMRHEVVHA
- a CDS encoding caspase family protein produces the protein MIPFRLFGLLIFATWLISGPAHAEKRVALVIGNSAYRSVPQLANPVSDAGLIGGMFKRAGFDSVEVKQDLSGSEMRKALREFGTRTRDADVAVVYYAGHGMEVDGNNYLIPTDAALETDTDVYDEAFPLDRVLVAIEPAKQLRLVILDACRDNPFAKTMKRTVASRAIGRGLAKIEPTSPNTMIAFAAKAGSTASDGDSKNSPFATALGDHLLKPGLDLRKAFGFVRDDVLKATGYKQEPFVYGSLGGDDVALVPAKPVAAGPQANPQDSVRRDYELALQAGLREAWEAFLQAYPDGFYANLARVQLKKIAAEEERAAATEKARLAEQEKTRLASERAQKAELEKATAAAKAAEEARIAAEKAKQVEQARAEAAERQRKAAEATAAKALAEKQAAEKAKAELAAKQAAEKASAEQSAKQSTDRQMPEGENQKVAALSPAPASTLSAADLTKSVQSELRRVGCLSAAADGDWSAASQRSLTMFNKYAGTQFDVKLASVDALDALKAKPGRVCPLVCNFGFRADGDQCVKITCRAGYRVSDDNECEKVQDKKPVATRENPSRRDAERKATESSPSKPEASGQIICSSTGCRPVQKGCRLVSGVIPGRVSSNVTTGGNYEVCN
- a CDS encoding caspase family protein, whose amino-acid sequence is MNIIRFFCALIFAAFFACAPAQAEKRVAPVIGNSAYKSAPKLGNPVNDATLVGGMFRRAGFDSVDIKLDLNASEMRRMLREFAGRTRDADMAVIYYAGHGIELDGNNYLIPTDAALETDGDVLDETVPVERALFAVEPAKQLRLIILDACRDNPFAKTMKRTLASRAIGRGLAKVEPTSPNTMIAFAAKAGSTASDGDSKNSPFATALVEHLPKPGLDLRKAFGFVRDDVLKSTGYKQEPYVYGSLGGDDVPLVAARPAPTGPQANPQEAIRKDYELALQLATRDAWEAFLGQYPEGFYANLAKGQLNKIAAEEVRAAAEQKARAAEQEKTRLANERAQKAEQEKAATAAKAAEEARIAAEKQKQIEQARAEAAERQRKAAEAAAAKALAEKQAAEKAKAELAAKQAAEKASAEQTAKPVADRHVPEGEQKVAALSPAPTSTLSAADLAKSVQSELRRVGCMKAEPNGEWSEPAQRSLMLFNKYAGTKFDVKLVNVDALDALRGKPGRVCPLVCDHGFRADGDQCTKITCRAGYRVSDDNECEKIPEKKPVATREESKKRDTDRKQVEATPSKPQASGQIFCNAAGCRPVGRGCRIERAGTSDASSVMSGRTKEVCD
- a CDS encoding M20 aminoacylase family protein, whose translation is MPIVNRIAALSDEMAAWRHDFHENPELLYEVHRTAGIVADKLREFGCDEVVTGIGRTGVVGVIRGRKSASGKTIGLRADMDALPIMETSGVPYASKIPGKMHACGHDGHTAMLLGAAKYLAETRNFDGTAVVIFQPAEEGGGGGKAMVEDGLMTRWNIQEVYGMHNMPGLAEGHFATTPGPMLASSDNIRITVNGKGGHAGAGPHKAIDSVLIGSQIVNALQSIVARNVDPLKSAVISITQFHAGTAFNIIPEVAELSGTVRTLDPEVRDLVERRIGEVADSVARAYGGSAETKYTRMYPVTMNHPREAGIAAEVARDIVGAERVNDKFIPMMGAEDFSFMLEARPGAMILVGMGDGNECHHPAYVFNDNILGHGASYWVRLIETRMPAG
- the purB gene encoding adenylosuccinate lyase, with the protein product MIPRYTRPEMASIWEPQTRFKIWFEIEAHAADALAELGTIPKEAAKTVWDKAKNATFDVARIDEIERETKHDVIAFLTHLAEIVGPEARFVHQGMTSSDVLDTCLNVQLTRAADLLLADLDKVLAALKKRAFEHKMTPTIGRSHGIHAEPVTFGLKLAYAYAEFSRAKERLIAARKEVATCAISGAVGTFAQIDPRVEEHVAKAMGLTPEPISTQVIPRDRHAMYFSTLGVIASSVERLAVEIRHLQRTEVLEAEEFFSEGQKGSSAMPHKRNPVLSENLTGLSRMVRAYVTPALENVVLWHERDISHSSAERMIGPDATVTLDFALVRLAGLIDKLLVYPANMQKNLDRLGGLVHSQRVLLALTQKGASREDAYKLVQRNAMPVWRGEGDFLQLLKKDAEVKKYLTDAEIEEQFDLGYHLKHVDTIFKRVFGES
- a CDS encoding TetR family transcriptional regulator yields the protein MNEAVVLTPERILEVTEDVLRRYGLAKATVVDVARALDVSHGSVYRHFPSKASLREAVAKRWLERIDGPLRQIAEDSTGPAPERLDRWLRTLFAAKRERVCDDPEMFQTYLTLAREACAAVKCHKDGLIDQMSAILVDGVKQGVFRVTDTKATARAIFDATSRFHHPAHADEWKDADLPARVDATLALLLRGLQTA
- a CDS encoding response regulator transcription factor; this encodes MTEVATTGISVLLVDDHPIVRQGYRRVLESQGDLRVVAEADNAADAYAAFKAHDPDVVVMDISMPGASGLEAIRNIRARSPRARILVFTMHNEAVLVKAAFSAGASGFVTKSSEPSAVVSAIRGVARGERAMSDDIAHVLAEDSLAPTGSVLDQLGEREIEILRQFAGGATTEQIASQLNLSVKTVQNYHYLIKAKTGARTDAQLVRLAATCGLTKI